TGTATGTGTGGTATAGCAGAATTTGTGCAATCAGTAAAACCCTCCCGACACAAACTTTTGTGATCGGCAGAAATCGTGACATCCTTGAAGGTCATTCGAGGCTATCGGACTTCGTCATGACGCCTTCTACCACACCCGCCAAAACGCCACTGTGACAAGCCTGGCCATGAATTGCGAGGCAGGCTCGCCCTTTGCGGCCTCACCCTCCTGCTTCAAGCAGGCATCGGCCTCCCAGGACTCCGTCTGCCCGTCTCCTCTGGCATCTTGCCGGTTTCTTGATGAATCGCCATGAATAGTGCGGGTTCGCGAGATGAGGGTCGGATGCAACCGTCGGTAATCACCGCCTATGACCATTGGAGAAAGCACAGGGTGAATCTGTCGGAAAGACAAACAGGACCTGCCTCTCTCACAGGAATGAGCAATTTTCGCCTGAGACAGGCATGCATACGACAATGAGAGTACAGCCTCCAAGATTAGTTGTCCTCTACAAGGACACCCGCCTCCCATGTTTCAACCCATCGACCTCATCACTTCTCAGACAGGTGCGTGACCGCTTGTTCCACGTGTTTCGTGGCCACGTCCGTATGACCCGCGCTTCCATGCTCGACGGCATGCTTCAGCTCCGCAATGCCGGCGTCCACGTGCGCATCCTTCCGTGCCTTCAGCGCATGTTGCAGGGCCGCATCAGCACTGGTCAGGAATGGCCCCACATGACCCTGTTTGCTATGGTCCGCGGCTTCCTTGGCGAGATTGATGGCATCCTGCCGATGCTGGTCCTCTGATCGCATGACATCACGCCGTGCCCCGCCCTCAGCAAACACTGATTGCAACGGCAGGACTGTGGCGGTGCCAATCACAAAGATTGCCGCAAGTGCGAGTGCTCGTGGCCTGATATATCGTGTCATTAGCATGCTCCCTTCTCACAATAGGTGAACTGATCTCCGTGAACGCCCTTCTCAACAGGAGGGCGACCGGATGGCCTCCATCTGTTTTTGCCCCGGACATTGTAGCATGCATGTTCCCGGAACGTCCCCAGCTCTAGCCACTGAGAGCGATGCCGGTACTCGCTCAATCCGACTTCCTCTCATGCAATGGCCACGGACGATGGAGTGACCAACTCGGTCATTCCATCTTATACAGAGGTTCATTGTTTTGGTGACCAAGGGACGACTGGAGATGGGGCGTCATCGTAAAAGAACAGGCACGAGTCACAATCCGATACTGATCCTTATATCAGGCAGGCCTTTCACCACGTAATGCGGCACAAAGCGGCTGTGATTCCCGTGGATCAGACCACGATCTTCCCGAATCCCTACCCCTGCGGGCTCGTCCCCGACTACCCAGGATCCAATCACCGGGTGCCATCCCTCGAATACCGGCAACGGCCTATACTCCTGATAGACCGAGAGCTGTGCGTCATAAGGTCCCGCCGTCGTCAGTACCTGATCCCCGTTCACGATCGAAATATTGGCGCCTTCGCGTGACCAAAACGGCTTCCTGACATAAGCCACACAGTTCCCTGGTCCTGAAAAGAAAGCAGGCAACAGGTTCGGGTGATCGGGATACCACTCCCACAACAAGGCCAGCAGCCCTTTGTGGCTGAGCACCTGTTTCCAAGCTGGCTCCAGCACCAACATCGAAGACCGGGGCAGCTCCGCCGCAAATGCGTCCTGGCACATCCATTCCCAGGGGTAAAGCTTGAAAAGCGTCGAGATCGGTTCGTTCCGATGGTCCACAAACCGCCGACACCCCGGCTCCCACCCAATTCGTTCGATCGGCAAGGTCTGCACACGCCACCCGGCCTGGTTCGCCGTATCGGCCAGATAGGTCACCGTCTGTCGATCCTCGTCGCTCCCATCCAAACACACCAAATGGAGCAAATCGGTTGAGGCCCGCCGACGGATCACGCGCCACTGCCCGATCAGCCGTTCATGCAGAGAGTTGAATTGATCCGCCTCCGGACAGGTCTCTCGCCGCCATTCCCATTGACCGACTGCGGCTTCAAGCAACGACGTAGGCGTATCGGCATTATATTCGAGCAATTTTGGCGACCCGATCCCGTCGTACCAGAAATCAAACCGCCCATAGAGCGATGGCTCCTGCCGCTCATACGAATCGATGATCCGAGGCCGCCACGGTTCAGGGATGCAGAGATCGGCAAAACGATCCTCACGGATGATCGTCTCAACGGCCTCCAGACAGAGCTGATGCAGCGAGGCTGTGGCGGATTCAAGGCAGTCGACCTGCGCCTCACTGAACTCATAGGCGACATCCTCGCGCCAGTAGCCCCCGTCCAGACTATGATAGGTGACGCCGACCCGATCGAGTTGCGCCGGCCAGTCGGCACGCGGCTGCATCGCACGACGATGCATGGCTACGTCCCCTCGTCCGGCTTATAGAATTGGGCGCCGGTCCAGCCAAACCCGCCGCGTTGGCACACACCCGTCAGCTCATCACCTGAAGAAACATCGCCTCCCGGCATGGCAGGAGAAAGCATCCCCAGTTCGTTCAGCTGATCGCCTCGCACAGAGCAACCGTCTGCTCCGTACCCAGCTGTGATCCACACCATTGATCCCAACCCATCCGCCGCTGCGGCGAGACTCACTCGCACCTCGGTGGAATGCCGCTGACGAGGAGGTCCCGGGCCCGGCACAGGCCCATCCGGCCTTTTCTTGTCCATAGGAACCTTTCGCTCGTAATAGAAGATCCAGAAGGGAACAGGGAGACGAACTGCGCTCACAACCAGCCGGACAGGCACATGCCGACATCTTACACGGATTGAGCGTACAGAGGGTAAGTCAGATGCGAGTATACGCTGCTTCTGGTCCCGGCGCTGACGCATTTGACAGCAATCCGACAGGGGGACGTAGGTCCCCCTCTGCAGCTTGAGTGGAAATGGAGCGGGAAGCGGAGGAGTGCCTGCACGGTTCAAAATCCGACTCTAACCGTTTACGCTGGGCTTCTCGATACTTTTTCTGCCACTTTTTTAACCCTGTATCTGCGGCTGATACAAATATTTCTGAAAGCCCACAAAGACTTTTCCAATCTCTTCGGGCTTGCCGAGATCGGCCACCGCATCAGCAATGGCGCCGTGATACTTGAGTCGCAATAACGGCGAAAGCTTGTCCTGAGAGAGCTCCTCCACCCCGACTCTGATGTATTGCGCAAGCACAAAGTCGAGAAACGCCTGCTGCTTGCCGGTGAAATGCGCCCGAATCTCCACCGTAGCTCTGGCGGCCCGCTCTTCGCGGGTGAGCGGAGCCATTGCATAGGCCACATGCGCCAGCACGTCGAATAGGTCACTGTGCTCCGCGTCGATGATGCGCTGCATCTCCGCCATCTGGTCAGATCCGAACCCCTTCTCGGCCAGTCCCTCTAACAACCTGGCTCTGGTATCAGGCACACTCCAGAGCGCGCGGAGCTCGGCTTCACTCTTGAAAAACTCCGGCAACTTACCAAAAAGCATTTCCAAAAACTGCTGCGCCGACATCGGGGTGCCGTCGGGATGCCAGAAGCTCGTGACCATCATGTGCTGGATCGTGCGTGCCTTGCCGTCAGCCAGCTTGACCTTCACCTTTTTCTGACACACGCACGGCTTCTGTCCGTATTTCTCACAAGGCTCTCGCTCGCAGGCGCAGGGATGTTTGCCACATACACCGCAGGGTTGCGGCGGCAGCTTTTCGCATCGGCAGGGAGATTGTCCGCATCTCGCGCAAGGCTTTTTTGGTTCCGGTTCGATCGGCTCCCCATCCCACTCAGGATCGCTGAAGTGGTGATGCGCCTTCACAAAATCATAGATCGTGAAGTAGTCCTTGCCCTCATAGAGCCGCG
This portion of the Candidatus Nitrospira nitrosa genome encodes:
- a CDS encoding glutathionylspermidine synthase family protein, which produces MHRRAMQPRADWPAQLDRVGVTYHSLDGGYWREDVAYEFSEAQVDCLESATASLHQLCLEAVETIIREDRFADLCIPEPWRPRIIDSYERQEPSLYGRFDFWYDGIGSPKLLEYNADTPTSLLEAAVGQWEWRRETCPEADQFNSLHERLIGQWRVIRRRASTDLLHLVCLDGSDEDRQTVTYLADTANQAGWRVQTLPIERIGWEPGCRRFVDHRNEPISTLFKLYPWEWMCQDAFAAELPRSSMLVLEPAWKQVLSHKGLLALLWEWYPDHPNLLPAFFSGPGNCVAYVRKPFWSREGANISIVNGDQVLTTAGPYDAQLSVYQEYRPLPVFEGWHPVIGSWVVGDEPAGVGIREDRGLIHGNHSRFVPHYVVKGLPDIRISIGL
- the smbP gene encoding small metal-binding protein SmbP, yielding MTRYIRPRALALAAIFVIGTATVLPLQSVFAEGGARRDVMRSEDQHRQDAINLAKEAADHSKQGHVGPFLTSADAALQHALKARKDAHVDAGIAELKHAVEHGSAGHTDVATKHVEQAVTHLSEK